One window from the genome of Choloepus didactylus isolate mChoDid1 chromosome 2, mChoDid1.pri, whole genome shotgun sequence encodes:
- the CSDE1 gene encoding cold shock domain-containing protein E1 isoform X1: MSFDPNLLHNNGHNGYPNGTSAALRETGVIEKLLTSYGFIQCSERQARLFFHCSQYNGNLQDLKVGDDVEFEVSSDRRTGKPIAVKLVKIKPEILPEERINGQVVCAVPHNLESKSPAAPGQSPTGSVCYERNGEVFYLTYTPEDVEGNVQLETGDKINFVIDNNKHTGAVSARNIMLLKKKQARCQGVVCAMKEAFGFIERGDVVKEIFFHYSEFKGDLETLQPGDDVEFTIKDRNGKEVATDVRLLPQGTVIFEDISIEHFEGTVTKVIPKVPSKNQNDPLPGRIKVDFVIPKELPFGDKDTKSKVTLLEGDHVRFNISTDRRDKLERATNIEVLSNTFQFTNEAREMGVIAAMRDGFGFIKCVDRDARMFFHFSEILDGNQLHIADEVEFTVVPDMLSAQRNHAIRIKKLPKGTVSFHSHSDHRFLGTVEKEATFSNPKTTSPNKGKEKEAEDGIIAYDDCGVKLTVAFQAKDVEGSTSPQIGDKVEFSISDKQRPGQQIATCVRLLGRTSNSKRLLGYVATLKDNFGFIETANHDKEIFFHYSEFSGDVDSLELGDMVEYSLSKGKGNKVSAEKVNKTHSVNGITEEADPTIYSGKVIRPLRSVDPTQTEYQGMIEIVEEGDMKGEVYPFGIVGMANKGDCLQKGESVKFQLCVLGQNAQTMAYNITPLRRATVECVKDQFGFINYEVGDSKKLFFHVKEVQDGIELQAGDEVEFSVILNQRTGKCSACNVWRVCEGPKAVAAPRPDRLVNRLKSITLDDASAPRLMVLRQPRGPDNSMGFGAERKIRQAGVID, encoded by the exons atgaGCTTTGATCCAAACCTTCTCCACAACAATGGACACAATGGGTACCCCAATGGTACTTCAGCAGCACTGCGTGAAACAGGGGTTATCGAAAAGCTGCTGACCTCTTACGGATTTATTCAGTGTTCAGAACGTCAAGCTAGACTTTTcttccactgttcacagtataatGGCAACCTGCAGGACTTAAAAGTAGGAG atGATGTTGAATTTGAAGTGTCATCTGACCGGCGGACCGGGAAACCCATTGCTGTTAAACTGGTGAAGATAAAACCAGAAATCCTCCCTGAAGAACGAATTAATGGACAA GTTGTGTGCGCTGTTCCTCACAACTTAGAGAGTAAATCTCCAGCTGCCCCGGGTCAGAGTCCAACAGGGAGTGTATGCTACGAACGTAATGGG GAAGTGTTTTATCTGACTTACACCCCTGAAGATGTCGAAGGAAACGTTCAGCTGGAAACCggagataaaataaactttgtaATTGATAACAATAAGCA TACTGGTGCTGTAAGTGCTCGTAACATCATGCTGTTGAAAAAGAAACAAGCCCGCTGTCAGGGAGTAGTTTGTGCCATGAAG gaggCATTTGGCTTCATTGAAAGAGGTGATGTTGTAAAAGAGATATTCTTTCACTATAGTGAATTTAAGGGTGACCTAGAAACCTTACAGCCTGGAGATGACGTGGAGTTCACAATCAAGGACAGAAAT GGTAAAGAAGTTGCAACAGATGTCAGACTATTGCCTCAAGGAACAGTCATTTTTGAAGATATCAGCATTGAACATTTTGAAGGAACTGTAACCAAAGTGATCCCAAAAGTACCCAGTAAAAACCAG AATGACCCATTGCCAGGACGCATCAAAGTTGACTTTGTGATTCCTAAAGAACTTCCTTTTGGAGACAAAGATACAAAATCCAAGGTGACCCTGCTGGAAGGTGACCATGTCAGGTTTAATATTTCAACAGACCGACGTGACAAACTAGAACGAGCAACCAACATAGAAGTTCTATCAAATACATTTCAGTTCACTAATGAAGCCAGAGAAATG GGTGTGATTGCTGCCATGAGAGATGGTTTTGGTTTCATCAAGTGTGTGGATCGTGATGCTCGCATGTTCTTCCACTTCAGTGAAATTCTTGATGGGAACCAGCTCCATATTGCAGATGAAGTAGAGTTTACTGTGGTTCCT GATATGCTCTCTGCCCAAAGAAATCATGCTATTAGGATTAAAAAACTTCCCAAGGGCACGGTTTCATTCCATTCCCATTCAGATCATCGTTTCCTGGGCACTGTAGAAAAAGAAGCCACTTTTTCCAATCCCAAAACCACTAGCCCAAATAAAGGCAAAGAGAAG GAGGCTGAGGATGGCATTATTGCTTATGATGATTGTGGGGTAAAACTGACTGTTGCTTTTCAAGCCAAGGATGTGGAAGGATCTACTTCTCCTCAAATAGGAGATAAG GTTGAATTTAGTATTAGTGACAAACAGAGGCCTGGGCAGCAGATTGCAACTTGCGTGCGACTTTTAGGTCGTACTTCCAATTCCAAGAGGCTCTTGGGTTATGTGGCAACTCTGAAGGATAATTTTGGATTTATTGAAACAGCCAATCATGATAAGGAAATCTTTTTCCATTACAG TGAGTTCTCAGGTGATGTTGATAGCCTGGAACTGGGGGACATGGTGGAGTACAGCTTGTCCAAAGGCAAAGGCAACAAAGTCAGTGCAGAAAAAGTGAACAAAACACATTCAG TGAATGGCATTACTGAGGAAGCTGATCCCACCATCTACTCTGGTAAAGTCATTCGCCCCCTGAGGAGTGTTGATCCAACACAAACTGAGTACCAAGGAATGATTGAGATCGTGGAGGAGG GGGATATGAAAGGTGAAGTCTACCCATTTGGCATAGTTGGGATGGCCAACAAAGGGGATTGCCTGCAGAAAGGGGAGAGTGTTAAGTTCCAATTGTGTGTCCTGGGCCAAAATGCACAGACTATGGCCTATAACATCACACCCCTGCGTAGGGCCACAGTGGAGTGTGTGAAAGATCAG TTTGGCTTCATTAACTACGAAGTAGGAGATAGTAAGAAGCTGTTTTTCCATGTGAAAGAAGTTCAGGATGGCATTGAGCTACAGGCAGGAGATGAGGTGGAATTCTCAGTGATTCTTAATCAGCGCACTGGCAAGTGCAGCGCCTGTAATGTTTGGCGAGTCTG TGAGGGCCCAAAGGCTGTTGCAGCTCCAAGACCTGATCGGTTGGTCAATCGCTTGAAGAGCATCACCCTGGATGATGCCAGTGCTCCTCGCCTAATGGTTCTTCGTCAGCCAAGGGGACCAGATAACTCAATG gGATTTGGTGCAGAAAGAAAGATCCGTCAAGCTGGTGTCATTGACTAA
- the CSDE1 gene encoding cold shock domain-containing protein E1 isoform X2 codes for MSFDPNLLHNNGHNGYPNGTSAALRETGVIEKLLTSYGFIQCSERQARLFFHCSQYNGNLQDLKVGDDVEFEVSSDRRTGKPIAVKLVKIKPEILPEERINGQEVFYLTYTPEDVEGNVQLETGDKINFVIDNNKHTGAVSARNIMLLKKKQARCQGVVCAMKEAFGFIERGDVVKEIFFHYSEFKGDLETLQPGDDVEFTIKDRNGKEVATDVRLLPQGTVIFEDISIEHFEGTVTKVIPKVPSKNQNDPLPGRIKVDFVIPKELPFGDKDTKSKVTLLEGDHVRFNISTDRRDKLERATNIEVLSNTFQFTNEAREMGVIAAMRDGFGFIKCVDRDARMFFHFSEILDGNQLHIADEVEFTVVPDMLSAQRNHAIRIKKLPKGTVSFHSHSDHRFLGTVEKEATFSNPKTTSPNKGKEKEAEDGIIAYDDCGVKLTVAFQAKDVEGSTSPQIGDKVEFSISDKQRPGQQIATCVRLLGRTSNSKRLLGYVATLKDNFGFIETANHDKEIFFHYSEFSGDVDSLELGDMVEYSLSKGKGNKVSAEKVNKTHSVNGITEEADPTIYSGKVIRPLRSVDPTQTEYQGMIEIVEEGDMKGEVYPFGIVGMANKGDCLQKGESVKFQLCVLGQNAQTMAYNITPLRRATVECVKDQFGFINYEVGDSKKLFFHVKEVQDGIELQAGDEVEFSVILNQRTGKCSACNVWRVCEGPKAVAAPRPDRLVNRLKSITLDDASAPRLMVLRQPRGPDNSMGFGAERKIRQAGVID; via the exons atgaGCTTTGATCCAAACCTTCTCCACAACAATGGACACAATGGGTACCCCAATGGTACTTCAGCAGCACTGCGTGAAACAGGGGTTATCGAAAAGCTGCTGACCTCTTACGGATTTATTCAGTGTTCAGAACGTCAAGCTAGACTTTTcttccactgttcacagtataatGGCAACCTGCAGGACTTAAAAGTAGGAG atGATGTTGAATTTGAAGTGTCATCTGACCGGCGGACCGGGAAACCCATTGCTGTTAAACTGGTGAAGATAAAACCAGAAATCCTCCCTGAAGAACGAATTAATGGACAA GAAGTGTTTTATCTGACTTACACCCCTGAAGATGTCGAAGGAAACGTTCAGCTGGAAACCggagataaaataaactttgtaATTGATAACAATAAGCA TACTGGTGCTGTAAGTGCTCGTAACATCATGCTGTTGAAAAAGAAACAAGCCCGCTGTCAGGGAGTAGTTTGTGCCATGAAG gaggCATTTGGCTTCATTGAAAGAGGTGATGTTGTAAAAGAGATATTCTTTCACTATAGTGAATTTAAGGGTGACCTAGAAACCTTACAGCCTGGAGATGACGTGGAGTTCACAATCAAGGACAGAAAT GGTAAAGAAGTTGCAACAGATGTCAGACTATTGCCTCAAGGAACAGTCATTTTTGAAGATATCAGCATTGAACATTTTGAAGGAACTGTAACCAAAGTGATCCCAAAAGTACCCAGTAAAAACCAG AATGACCCATTGCCAGGACGCATCAAAGTTGACTTTGTGATTCCTAAAGAACTTCCTTTTGGAGACAAAGATACAAAATCCAAGGTGACCCTGCTGGAAGGTGACCATGTCAGGTTTAATATTTCAACAGACCGACGTGACAAACTAGAACGAGCAACCAACATAGAAGTTCTATCAAATACATTTCAGTTCACTAATGAAGCCAGAGAAATG GGTGTGATTGCTGCCATGAGAGATGGTTTTGGTTTCATCAAGTGTGTGGATCGTGATGCTCGCATGTTCTTCCACTTCAGTGAAATTCTTGATGGGAACCAGCTCCATATTGCAGATGAAGTAGAGTTTACTGTGGTTCCT GATATGCTCTCTGCCCAAAGAAATCATGCTATTAGGATTAAAAAACTTCCCAAGGGCACGGTTTCATTCCATTCCCATTCAGATCATCGTTTCCTGGGCACTGTAGAAAAAGAAGCCACTTTTTCCAATCCCAAAACCACTAGCCCAAATAAAGGCAAAGAGAAG GAGGCTGAGGATGGCATTATTGCTTATGATGATTGTGGGGTAAAACTGACTGTTGCTTTTCAAGCCAAGGATGTGGAAGGATCTACTTCTCCTCAAATAGGAGATAAG GTTGAATTTAGTATTAGTGACAAACAGAGGCCTGGGCAGCAGATTGCAACTTGCGTGCGACTTTTAGGTCGTACTTCCAATTCCAAGAGGCTCTTGGGTTATGTGGCAACTCTGAAGGATAATTTTGGATTTATTGAAACAGCCAATCATGATAAGGAAATCTTTTTCCATTACAG TGAGTTCTCAGGTGATGTTGATAGCCTGGAACTGGGGGACATGGTGGAGTACAGCTTGTCCAAAGGCAAAGGCAACAAAGTCAGTGCAGAAAAAGTGAACAAAACACATTCAG TGAATGGCATTACTGAGGAAGCTGATCCCACCATCTACTCTGGTAAAGTCATTCGCCCCCTGAGGAGTGTTGATCCAACACAAACTGAGTACCAAGGAATGATTGAGATCGTGGAGGAGG GGGATATGAAAGGTGAAGTCTACCCATTTGGCATAGTTGGGATGGCCAACAAAGGGGATTGCCTGCAGAAAGGGGAGAGTGTTAAGTTCCAATTGTGTGTCCTGGGCCAAAATGCACAGACTATGGCCTATAACATCACACCCCTGCGTAGGGCCACAGTGGAGTGTGTGAAAGATCAG TTTGGCTTCATTAACTACGAAGTAGGAGATAGTAAGAAGCTGTTTTTCCATGTGAAAGAAGTTCAGGATGGCATTGAGCTACAGGCAGGAGATGAGGTGGAATTCTCAGTGATTCTTAATCAGCGCACTGGCAAGTGCAGCGCCTGTAATGTTTGGCGAGTCTG TGAGGGCCCAAAGGCTGTTGCAGCTCCAAGACCTGATCGGTTGGTCAATCGCTTGAAGAGCATCACCCTGGATGATGCCAGTGCTCCTCGCCTAATGGTTCTTCGTCAGCCAAGGGGACCAGATAACTCAATG gGATTTGGTGCAGAAAGAAAGATCCGTCAAGCTGGTGTCATTGACTAA
- the NRAS gene encoding GTPase NRas isoform X1: protein MEANKVLLIFETIAPSAFIIETSRVGGAVMGGAFRVTLRLEAHVARAGTRAPGAQTDCVAGGAGSAAPWWGLFMAVPGSPAFFPVVDLNLSETEAAELEDSYRKQVVIDGETCLLDILDTAGQEEYSAMRDQYMRTGEGFLCVFAINNSKSFADINLYREQIKRVKDSDDVPMVLVGNKCDLPTRTVDTKQAHELAKSYGIPFIETSAKTRQGVEDAFYTLVREIRQYRMKKLNSSDDGTQGCMGLPCVVM, encoded by the exons ATGGAAGCGAATAAAGTTTTACTGATTTTTGAGACAATAGCACCCAGCGCTTTCATTATTGAAACATCCCGTGTGGGAGGGGCGGTTATGGGTGGGGCGTTCCGCGTGACTCTTAGGTTGGAGGCCCACGTGGCCAGGGCGGGGACTCGGGCGCCCGGGGCACAGACTGATTGCGTAGCGGGCGGGGCCGGAAGTGCCGCTCCCTGGTGGGGGCTGTTCATGGCGGTTCCGGGGTCTCCAGCATTTTTCCCGGTTGTAGACCTGAATCTGTCCGAAACGGAGGCAGCGGAGCTTGAG GATTCTTACCGAAAACAGGTGGTTATAGATGGTGAAACCTGTCTGTTGGATATACTGGATACAGCTGGACAAGAGGAGTACAGTGCCATGAGAGACCAATACATGAGGACAGGCGAAGGCTTCCTTTGTGTGTTTGCCATCAATAATAGCAAGTCATTTGCAGATATTAACCTCTACAG GGAGCAGATAAAGCGAGTTAAAGATTCAGATGATGTACCTATGGTGCTGGTAGGAAACAAGTGTGATTTGCCAACAAGGACAGTTGACACAAAACAAGCCCATGAACTGGCCAAGAGTTACGGGATTCCATTCATTGAAACCTCAGCCAAGACCAGACAG GGTGTCGAAGATGCCTTTTACACACTGGTAAGAGAAATACGTCAATACCGAATGAAAAAACTCAACAGCAGTGATGATGGGACTCAAGGTtgtatggggttgccatgtgtGGTGATGTAA
- the NRAS gene encoding GTPase NRas isoform X2, with translation MTEYKLVVVGAGGVGKSALTIQLIQNHFVDEYDPTIEDSYRKQVVIDGETCLLDILDTAGQEEYSAMRDQYMRTGEGFLCVFAINNSKSFADINLYREQIKRVKDSDDVPMVLVGNKCDLPTRTVDTKQAHELAKSYGIPFIETSAKTRQGVEDAFYTLVREIRQYRMKKLNSSDDGTQGCMGLPCVVM, from the exons ATGACTGAGTACAAACTGGTGGTGGTTGGAGCAGGTGGTGTTGGGAAAAGCGCACTGACAATCCAGCTAATCCAGAACCACTTTGTAGATGAGTATGATCCCACCATAGAG GATTCTTACCGAAAACAGGTGGTTATAGATGGTGAAACCTGTCTGTTGGATATACTGGATACAGCTGGACAAGAGGAGTACAGTGCCATGAGAGACCAATACATGAGGACAGGCGAAGGCTTCCTTTGTGTGTTTGCCATCAATAATAGCAAGTCATTTGCAGATATTAACCTCTACAG GGAGCAGATAAAGCGAGTTAAAGATTCAGATGATGTACCTATGGTGCTGGTAGGAAACAAGTGTGATTTGCCAACAAGGACAGTTGACACAAAACAAGCCCATGAACTGGCCAAGAGTTACGGGATTCCATTCATTGAAACCTCAGCCAAGACCAGACAG GGTGTCGAAGATGCCTTTTACACACTGGTAAGAGAAATACGTCAATACCGAATGAAAAAACTCAACAGCAGTGATGATGGGACTCAAGGTtgtatggggttgccatgtgtGGTGATGTAA